The Lactobacillus sp. CBA3605 genome contains a region encoding:
- a CDS encoding ORF6N domain-containing protein, with the protein MNELKQVKFKGDLILTTEQLANFYGTTSKRIKQNFNNNRDKFTEGKHYFKLNREQLAHFKLQVENFDLQISPMTRSLYLWTKRGASRHSKMLGTGRAWDMFDELEENYFNPSRPALPTSPRELAKLALDANEETNQRLDDVEDDLKDLKENQVIPQPDYNVLARRINQRVSELSNSYGQITQQQRGELFKDINGGVKKIAGVSARSMLRKKDYRMVMDFVNDWEPSTATKTIIRQTSLSLNE; encoded by the coding sequence ATGAACGAATTAAAGCAAGTGAAATTTAAGGGTGACTTAATTTTAACAACTGAGCAATTAGCGAACTTCTACGGGACTACTTCTAAACGAATTAAGCAAAATTTCAATAATAATCGAGATAAATTTACTGAAGGAAAACATTACTTCAAATTGAATCGTGAACAGTTGGCACACTTTAAATTGCAAGTCGAAAATTTCGACCTGCAAATTAGCCCCATGACTCGGTCACTTTATCTGTGGACTAAGCGTGGCGCAAGCCGACATTCAAAAATGTTAGGTACTGGTCGAGCCTGGGACATGTTTGACGAGTTGGAAGAAAATTATTTTAATCCATCACGTCCAGCATTACCAACGTCACCACGTGAACTTGCAAAATTGGCACTGGACGCAAACGAAGAAACTAATCAACGACTAGATGATGTTGAGGATGATTTAAAGGATCTAAAAGAGAACCAAGTTATTCCTCAGCCAGATTACAATGTGCTGGCACGTCGGATTAATCAGCGAGTGTCTGAGTTATCAAATAGCTATGGTCAGATTACTCAACAGCAGCGCGGTGAGTTGTTCAAAGATATTAATGGGGGCGTTAAGAAGATTGCCGGTGTAAGTGCTCGGTCAATGTTACGTAAAAAGGATTATCGGATGGTAATGGACTTCGTTAATGATTGGGAGCCGTCAACAGCGACTAAGACCATTATTCGACAAACATCGTTAAGCTTGAACGAATAA
- a CDS encoding helix-turn-helix domain-containing protein, whose amino-acid sequence MTLFERVKKIAKKNGFSLAEVARQANIGEKSIYTWKPSKTYPNGVNPSRDVLDKVADVLSVSTDYLLGKTDDENIESDPKHIDVDDIVNNSAMLTSRDHALSDEDRAAISALVSTYLNSKEGQDRLRKYGGYDNEGNKTEKRSD is encoded by the coding sequence ATGACGCTGTTTGAGCGCGTTAAAAAAATTGCTAAAAAGAACGGATTTTCACTTGCCGAAGTAGCACGTCAAGCAAATATCGGTGAAAAAAGTATTTATACTTGGAAACCATCTAAAACATATCCTAACGGAGTGAATCCAAGCCGCGACGTGCTAGACAAAGTAGCAGATGTGTTAAGTGTGTCCACTGATTATCTGCTTGGTAAAACGGATGACGAAAATATAGAGAGTGATCCAAAACACATCGACGTTGATGACATCGTGAATAATTCGGCTATGCTAACTTCACGTGACCACGCCCTATCGGATGAGGACCGCGCTGCCATCAGTGCACTAGTATCAACTTACCTCAATAGTAAAGAAGGCCAAGACCGACTACGCAAATATGGTGGCTATGACAACGAGGGAAATAAAACTGAAAAGCGAAGTGATTAG
- a CDS encoding DUF6037 family protein, which translates to MITFEILKQYYEKELLPNSLNLALISLHYNKREYSIVMEGLDDRINAQFHNPKVTGYSLTFDKVGATDNKEFTLKLNHKFQMPSSLDKKDYYKLRYFFEIPYNRNATTSFTLLTFINEIDGAFQFANYSQYSRIYKTSKFKLPDPNAVYFKGLKNWDKINRLSSGKDKHVTLTNRHKTSILLPDLYSKIKDENISVIYTPNETGPRSEQQLIQQKLRKDS; encoded by the coding sequence ATGATTACGTTCGAAATTCTAAAACAATATTATGAAAAAGAACTTCTTCCCAATAGCTTGAATTTAGCACTTATTTCACTCCACTATAACAAAAGAGAATATTCTATCGTCATGGAAGGACTTGATGATAGAATAAACGCTCAATTTCACAATCCTAAAGTTACTGGTTATAGTCTCACTTTTGACAAGGTCGGAGCCACTGATAACAAAGAATTTACATTGAAGCTTAATCATAAGTTTCAGATGCCTAGCTCTTTGGATAAAAAAGACTACTATAAGCTTCGCTATTTCTTTGAAATACCTTACAATCGAAACGCTACAACTAGTTTCACACTTTTGACATTTATTAATGAAATTGATGGAGCTTTCCAATTCGCAAACTACTCTCAATATTCAAGAATATATAAGACATCTAAGTTTAAGCTACCTGATCCAAATGCAGTTTACTTCAAGGGCTTAAAAAACTGGGATAAAATCAATCGCTTATCAAGTGGAAAAGACAAACACGTTACATTGACTAATCGACACAAAACCAGCATTTTATTACCAGATCTTTATTCTAAAATTAAAGACGAAAACATCAGCGTAATTTATACTCCCAATGAAACTGGTCCGCGTTCTGAACAACAACTAATTCAGCAAAAGCTTCGGAAAGATTCCTAA